TCCAGAAACAGGCAGATATTCTATTGAAGCCACTGTCAACTTTGCCTTTACCGCAGCGATCGGCGCTGCTTTAGACCCGGATGTGAATCCGTCTTTAGTAGTCCAGAGAACTGCGCCAGCTCCGGCAACAGATCTGGTGACCGGATTATTACCGGTACTGGATGTAGCTATTGGAGGAACTTTAACTCTTAGAACACTTCTTAGAAGCGGTTCTGTCACCTTGGCAGGTGAAGTCGAGCTTACAGCAGGTGATGTTATCAGCCTCATCTATCAGTCTAATGGTTTGGCGCTGGATGTGGATCTGGGTGCTACAGATTCTGGTGTAGTATGGTCTGTTCACAGATTAACCTGATCCTGGAGGAGCCTGGTCAATGATTCAGCAAGCTTCAGAACCATCCTTCACGGGATGGTTTTCTTTATTTATATCTGATTATTCTCAGGAGGCGGGAAGATGGAAGCAGAGCAGCAGGGCCTGTTCAGTCTGTGTATGATTGTAAAGGACGAAGAAGCGGTGCTGGGACGCTGTCTGGATTCGGTCAGAGATCTGATGGATGAGATCATCATTGTGGATACAGGATCGGCTGATCGGACCCTCACTGTTGCGGGCTGGTATACAGAGAAGGTATTTACTTATTCGTGGGATGAGAATTTCGCAGCGGCCCGCAACTATTCCTTTGCACAGGCGACAATGCCTTATGTATTCTGGATGGATGCCGATGAGCTGCTGGCGGCCCGGGAAGCGGAGAAGCTGGCCCGGCTGAAGCAGCAATTGGCGCATGAACAAAATGGTGTGGAGGTGATTTGGATGGGGACCCGGCTATTTTCCCAGCCCACCCAGGCTGCTTCAGCTCTCGTGCCGGTGCATTCAGAGCGCCATCCCAGGATTGTCAGAAACGGGCGTTTCCACTGGCGGGGCAGGGTGCATGAGAAGCTTGAAGTTGGCACAAGCGCCGCCATGAATACGGATATCTGCATTGACCATCGTCCGTCCGCCGTCCATACGGAACGTAACCTGCAGATTATGAAGCGCTGGATCGCTGAGGAAGGCGAAGCTACAGGTACACTGCTCTTCCACTATGCGAATGAATGCTTCGATGCCCGGGATTATCCAACTGCTTCAGCCTCCTATGAAAAGCTGTTACAAGACCCAAGCAACAGCAAGGATGAACGGATTACAGCTTGTCTGCGGCTGTCTGAATGTTACCGGGAGCTGGGCATGGCGGAGCTTAGGCTGAACAGCCTCTTCCGTTCGTTCGGCTTCGGGCTGCCCCAGGCGGATGCCTGTTGCAGTGTCGCCGGGTTCTTCGAGGAGCGCCAGGAATGGGAAGCTGCCATCTATTGGTATCTTCAGGCAATCGCCCGGCAGGCCGCCGGACCAGGAGAGCGTCCGGTCTCCCAGGCCTATTATACCTGGATGCCTCATGCCCTGGTCAGTCGTTGCCTGGCCGCTGCAGGAGAATGGCAGCAGGCTTACCAGTATAATGAGCAGGCATTAGCTTATCTGCCGGGTGACCAGGTACTGCTTAGCAAGCGAAAGAAATTGAAGCAGGTTCTAGAGATGAGGCGAAATAGCCCAGAGTAATAAAAAAGCAGGCGGCCGGGAGATTCAAGCTGCCTGCTGTATTTATGTTGTTGAAATATATAACAAGGTCAAACCTGCTGTGACAGGGTCAGAGCGGCCTCAAGAATCAAGTCCTCCTGCCCGGCCACAACCTTGCGGCGGCCAAGCTCCACTATGACCGCCTTAGGATCGACATGGTATTCCTTGGAGATTCGTTCCACCGGCTTCACGAAGCCGGAGAATACTCCAGCCATACCGCTTATAATACTCATGCTGCCGAGCTTAGGGGGCTTGGCGAAGGCTTTCTCCGCTTGTTCGGCCATTTCCAGCAAGGCATAGAGTTCAATTCCGGTATTCCAGCCAGAGTGGTGCAGCGCTGCAACCAGCACTTCCAGCTGGGCATTGCCTGCTCCGGCACCGAATCCGCGGGCGGTGCCGTCGAGGATGGTTGCCCCTGCCCCGGCGGCAGCCAGTGAATTACCGATGGCGAGGCCGAGATTATTATGGGCATGGAAGCCGACAGGGATATCCAGGATGCTGCGCAAGTATTGAATTTTCCCGGTTACATCATTGGGCAAGTAAGCTCCTGCGGAATCCATCAGAATAACGGCCTGTGCCCCGTAGCTGTGCATCTTCAAGGCTTCAATGCCCAGAACCTCAGCGGATGCCATATGGGACATCATAAGCACGCCGTAGGCTGTTCGTCCCTGATTACGCACATATTCGATATGACGTTTCGTCAGATCAGCCTCTGTACAATGAGAGGCGACGCGCACGATATCGACCCCCAGCTCCAATGCTGCCCGCAGATCACGGTTAATTGTAGCAAACCCGGGGATGACATGAATAGACAAGAGCGTATGATGGAGATTGCTTCTGCAGATGGACAGCATCTCTGCATCGGACAGCAGGCTCTCGCCAAGCTGGAGGGAGGAGGCACCGAGCCCGTTGCCGTGACCGACCTCCAGCACGGCCAGACCCGCCTTCTCCGCCAACCGGGAATAGAGGTCCAGATGCTCACGGGTTAACTGATGCTTCACGGCATGTGAGCCGTCCCGGAGCGTAGGATCGCTAATGATCAGTGGGTGCATGGTCATTCTCCTTTGTGTGCAATCAGCGAGCGTCTGGCATATTCTTCGGCCAGGGCGATCGCTGCGCAATTAATAATATCCAGATTTCCGGCATAGGCGGGGAGAAAGTCACCGAGCCCTTCAACCTTGACCATCATGGCGATTCTGCCGTTCTCAATTACAGGTGGAACAATAAGCTGATAGCCGGGCACATAGTGCTGGATTCGGGTAACCATCTCCTCTACTGCCCTAGTAAGACTCTCCATATCGGGCTCAGGGACAACAGCGAAGAGCGTTGTCTGCATATCAATGCTGGGAATCGCCGGATTCAGATTAAGAATGGCCTTGGCCTTCCCGCAGCCGGTATAGCTGCGGAGCGCATCCTCTGTAGCTTCGATGTACTCATCCAGATTGATTCTTGTAGCAGGTCCTGCGCTCAGCGAGGCAATGCTGGATACCACCTCTATATACGATACTTCCTGCTGGGACCGTGCGATGGCATAGGCCAGGGGTACAGACGCCTGCCCGCCGCAGGTAATCATATTTACATTGTCACTATTAAGGCTCTCCCGCAGGTTCACAGCCGGGATGCACGTTGTGCCCAGTTGTGAGGGAGTCATATCAATCACGAACTTGCCCAGTGCCTTCAGCAAGGGATAATGACGGGTATGGGCAGCGGCCGAAGTGGCATCGATCACAATATCACAGCATCCGGGATTGTCGAGAATGGCATCGATGCTTCTGTCGGACACCTGAATACCAAGCTTCCTGGCAAGCTGAAGTCCTCTGGATTCCGGGTTTCTTCCTGTGAAGAGGGTGCAGGTCAGGTACTCGGAGCGGAGAACCTTGATGAGCAGATCGGTGCCGATATTGCCGCTTCCCAGAATGGCAACGTTCAGCGGATTCGTGTGCATAGCAGTCACTCCAAGCAATTAGATTGGTATTCCTCCCGCGGGAGAAAAGGAAACATATCATCATAGGCTGTAGATACCATCGTTCCATCCTCCAATTGGCGGGAGGATACCCGGGGAATAAGCAATTGATCGGTTGGTGTCATGATCTCGCAAATCATCGGTCCCGGGAGCCGGAACAGCTCCGCGAGCTGCTCATCCAGCCCATTAAGCTGTTCAATCCTCATATAGCCGAAGTCAAATGTCTCAGCCATCCGCTCGAATGGAACGAAGCTTACCCCGGAATCTGGTCCTTCTCCCAGATAGCGCCCGCCCATAAAGTTAGACTGGGTGTGCCGGATCAGCAGATATCCGCCATTATTGAGCAGAATGAACTTCACGGGGAGCTGATGATGGCGGATGGTCTGCAACTCCTGCAGGTTCATCTGAAAGGATCCGTCACCTGTAATACAATAGACCTCTCTGCGGCCGGCGGCTACCGATGCACCTATCGCTCCAGGGGTATAGCCCATAGTGGATAATCCGCCTGTGATGATATGCCGTTGCCCGGCCTTCACCTTGAAGGCCTGGGCATGGACATGGAAGCAGGAGCCGGTATCCACGACGAACAGGCCATCCTCCGGTGCAAGCTCCGAGAACCGGGTCATGAAGCGGTAAGAATTGATACCTCTGCTGTCATCGTCGTATTCAGGCAGGTTCACAGGATAACGCCGCTTCCAGAACTGTGTCTGACGGACCCACCCGGCATAAGAGGGATCTCCGCTCCATAATGCCGTAAGCCGGCTGAAGAAATCACGGGCCTCCCCCTGCACAGGAAGGTCTGGGACCACTGAGGGCTTATTCAATTCCTTGGCATCAATATCCACATGGATCTTGAACGCATTCTTGGCGAAATCGGCAAAATCATATCCCACCAGCCCGATGCCAAGCCGGCAGCCAACGGTCAGCAGAAGATCGCAGTTCTGCACGGTGAAGTTCGCCGGGCGGTCACCATAAGTACCGGGGCGGCCGACAAACAAGGGGTGCTCATGGTCCATCAGATCCATTCCCAGCCGGGAGGTCAGCACGGGAATTCCGGCTGCTTCCGCGAATTCATGCATGGCTTCTACCGCATCTCCCTGCCGGACGCCTGCCCCTGCCAGCAGACATGGCCGTTTGCTGCGCTTCAGCGCATCCAGTACCTGCTCAAGCACAGCATCCGTAATCTCTGGTACTATGAGGAGTGGTTCTGTGAAGCCTGCATAGTCATCCGGGTCAAAGGTTGCGCCCTGCAGGTCCACCGGCACCTCCAGATAGACTGGACCTACGCGGCCGTTCTTGGCCAGATAGATACATTTCTCCACTTCATAGCGGACCTGAGAGAGATTCTCCAGCCTGACGGCATATTTGGTAATCTGGCGAAAAATATCCAGAGAATCGAAGCCCTGAAGGGCGAATTGCCGCGGTCCTTTTACCTGGGCAAGCGCAGTCTTGGAATTCCCGCCGACAACAACCATTGGGGAAGAATCGACGTACGCGCCGGTTACACCTGTAATGGTATTCAAAGCTCCGGGCCCTGCTGTAACGTAAGCGACGCCAAGCTTGCCGGTCATCCTTCCGTAGGCCTCGGCCGCCATAGCTGCTGCCTGCTCGTGATGGCAGCAGACATACTCCTGCCTGCCATGCTGGTAGAGCGCATCGGTCAGATGCATAATCATTCCTCCGGTGACCAGAAATACAGTCTTCCCGCCTTCATCATATAAAGAGTGCGTTATATAATCCGCTACTCTCATTCTCATTCATGCTGCCTCCTTTTAAGAACACAACTATACCCATGCCTGCCTGCGTTTACTTGATAAGCTTATTTATATGCGGATGTTGCAGGAATAGGTCCATAAGATTCGCTTCATCCGGATTTTCCAATAGATCTGCCGGTTCCACATTTGGCTGTTAACGAATACCTATATGTAAAACGAATACCTATATGTAAAGTGTTTTTATCGAAAAGGGGGCTCTTCTCATGGACGCTACACCATCACTTCTGAAAGAGACAGGTTATATATCACGTCCTTCCTGCGTGTCAATAGGTCCTGACGTAACAGTACAGGGAGGGTATTACTGGAACATTGTTGAGCAGGATTCGGTTAATCTTCCCCAGTTAATGATCGGGTATGGCAGCCAGATAGAGGCTGGTTCGCATGTCCAATGCAGCCATAAAGTCCACATAGGCCGGAACGTGAAGATCGGGCCCTATGTCAGCCTATCAGACCACGCAGCACATTCAAAACATCCGGGTTATCCAACCTGGGCCAAACCAGAGAAAGATCCCAGACCTGCTGGAGAGCTAATGATAAGGGATGGAAGCATAATTGGAGCACATTCTGTAATTACTGGACCCATTATGATCGGAATATTCTGCATTGTAGAGCCTCATAGTGTGGTTGTGGACAATGTTCCCAGCTTTTGCCGGGTATCGGGCAATCCGGCCATAGTTACGGAAGTATTCGTTCCTGAACTGCTTGATTGGGTTAAAGTGAGCAGCGAGGAGGAAAGAGAATCAGCCCTTGCCAGCCGCCATGGACATCCATTGCTGTCTATTGTGATGCCGACATTTAACCGTGCACGTCATCTGAACAATAATCTCCATTCGATTTATACTCAGATCTGTGATGGGGATTTAGTAGAAGTAGTGATCTCAGACAATGCCTCCCCAGATCAGACACAACAGGTAAGTGCGGCATATACGAGACTTTTCTCTAGCGCACGATACAGCCGAAACGCGGAGAATATTGGCGCAGACCGTAATATTGCTCTTGTCAGTACCCTGGCTAAAGGCAGTTTCATCAAGCTGCAGGGAGACGACGATTACTGGATTGATGGGGCGCTGCCTGATTTCTTAGGGATTATTATGAATCATTTGGATTGTGCACTGATTCACACGAACCAGTTCAAATCTGATGGACAGGTGTATTGTCTGGAGGGTGGTGATAACTTTTTGACTCTTACAGGTAATAATGCGGTGTCTATGACTATGAATACTATGAAACGTTCCGTTTGGGAGCAAATTGGTGATAAACTGAAATTTGGTTACACGAATCTCAATCACTTCTATTGGTTCTATGAAATTCTCATCAGGAACCCTAAATTCTGTATCATCAACCGCAATCTGCACAGGGGTGCAGGAATAGCTCCAATGGGATACAACGTAGGAGAAGTGGGGATTAAGAATTATCTGGAAGCAATACAACATTACGAAGGCTCGCTTCTCAGCAGTGAGGCTATTCATATGGCAAAGAAACGGCACTTGTATAAAGTGCTCCTCCGGGTATACGAAATCATTGTGAAATACAATCTGCCAAGCGATGTATCCAATTTTGAAGATTATTACACAGATTCTTACGCGAATGAAGATTATTACGAAGATGGCCTTATGAAGCTGCGGCAAATCTCAACGTTACGCCCATGAAGAGAATACTCTGGCCCGAAAACTAAATTCATGAAACCCCGCCCGCAGGGAAGGATAGAGGGTGAGAGACCTCTCTAATTCTGACAAGATAAGGACGGAGTTCATGAAGCAGACTTCTGGATCAACGGGCAAAGACAAGAAACTGAAGTGGTGGCAGCTCAGTCTGCTCGGCATTGCGGGGACGATCGGGACCGGGTATTTCCTCGGCTCGGGGCTGGCGATCTCGATGGGCGGGCCGGCGGTGCTGCTGGTGTATCTGCTGGCGGCAGCGGGAACCTATGCGGTGTTCGATGCGCTGGCGCGGATGACGGCGGCGCAGCCGGAGCAAGGCTCGTTCCGCTCCTATGCGAAGCAGGCCTTCGGGGATTGGGCGGGCTTCGGCAGCGGCTGGGTATACTGGTTCTCGGAGCTGCTGATTATGGGCAGCCAGCTGACTGCGTTGTCCATCTTCTCACGGTTCTGGTTCCCGGGCGTACCGATGTGGATTTTTGCAGCGGGGTATGCGGTAGTCGCTCTGGGAATTGTATTCTTCGGCAACAAGGGCTTCGACCGGGTGGAGAATGTGCTGGCCGTCATCAAGGTGGCGGCTATTCTTATGTTCCTGGTGATAGCGGCTATGCTGCTGGCAGGCTGGATCGGCGGCGGCAAGTTCACCCCGAAGGTTCCGCTCAGCTATAAGGAGGTGTTCCCGTCCGGGGGCATTGGGGTATGGTCCGCCTTCATCTTCGCCTTCTATGCCTACGGCGGGATTGAGGTGCTGGGAATTATGTCTTACCGGCTCCAGAAGCCGGAGGAAGCGCCGAAGGCGGGGAAGGTGATGCTGCTGGGGCTGGGAACCGTTTATATTTTGTCGATTGGACTGGCGGTGATTATGGTGCCGCTTAGCGCTTTTAACCCGAAGGAAAGTCCGTTCGTACTGGCTCTGCGCAGCGACCATCTGGCCTTCGTGCCGCATCTGTTCAACGGGGTGCTGATTATCGCCGGGTTCTCCACCATGACGGCGTCATTGTACGCGATTACCTCGATGATGATTACGCTGGCCCAGGAGGGAGATGCGCCCAAGGTGTTCTCCAGGAAGTGGAAGGATAAGTACCCGCTGCTGGCGCTGTGCCTGATTGCAGGTGGTCTGACGGGTACGGTCATTATGGCTCTGCTGCTGCCGGGAAAAGTATATGAATATGTCACCACCGCCGCCGGGCTGATGATTCTGTATAACTGGGCGTTCATCCTGCTCTCCTCGGGCAAGCTGCTGAAGCGGGGCGTGCTTAGCAGTGTGAAGCGCTGGAGCGGGCTGGTGCTGATTCTGGCTGCCGTTACAGGCACCCTGTTCCATAAGCTCAGCCGCCCGGGCTTCTATATCAGCCTGCTGATCGTAGCTCTGATTGGGTTAAGTGACTGGATGCTCCAGCATCACCGCAGTAAGCACGGGCAGGAGGCAGCGGAACAGGAGCAGCGCCGGGAAGTGCAAGCGGGAAGCTTCCACTCCTTGCCGGGCGGACCCGGCTTCCGGATTAAGGGCATCCGGCTGAGGAAGAACAAGATCTAATGGAAGAACAGCAGCCGGGCAGCCTGAATCCCGAAATAGCAGCCGAAGCCGACCAGTGACAGGCCGGACAGGACGGAGATAGCCTTCAGCACCCGCGAAGTCAGGAAGGAGCGGAATAGGCTGGAGGCTGCCGCCATGGTCACATCCCAGAGCAGGATGCCGAGGACAATAGCCCCGCTGTAGATCAGGAGCTGCTGCATCGGGTATTCGTTCACCGCTTTGGCCAAGATAGAGCCGTAGATTCCGAGCCAGAACAGAATGGAGAGGGGATTAAACAGCGACATGAGGAATCCCGATACGAAGGATTTGGACAGGGAGACCCCGCTGCCTCTTGTTTCTGCCGCCGTAATCTCTCCCGAGTGCATGATGCTCTCGATCCCGGTATAGACCAGCACGAAGAAGCCGAACAGCCACAGGAAGGCCTTGATGAACGGAGCATCCAGCAGATGAATCATCCCCAGATAGACCAGCAGCATGTAGATAATATCGGCACTGATGGCTCCAAGACCCACCACCCAGGCGGGCATGAAGCCTCCCCGCAGCCCCTTGTCCAATTGTGCAGCATTAATAGGGCCTATAGGTGCTGACAGGGATAATCCCAGCACCATATAACCTATGAAAATGTTAATGATGTCCTCCTCCTTTATTCTATATAGATAGCTTATTCGGCAAGAGGAGAGAATAGGACAACCAGACCCGAAAGAGGCCCGCGAAGAATCGCGGGCCTTTTACTATAAAGTGGCGGGAACTAAATGCGTTACGCGTGGACCGGCTCTGGCCGCTTGACGAGCAGCGGCGGGGGAATCAGCCAGCCTTTTTTCTTCAGCAGATGCAGGTTCTTGACGCCGATGGCCGCTTTGGTCAGATGATATTTGGCGAACAGCGCGCCGATATCCTCACGGATGGACTGCCCCATAGCCTGGCTGCAGGCTACAAGCCCTGTCGCCAGATTGGCGGCCAGCATAGCTGCGATCTCAGGGTCTGAGAACCGTGCGCCCACCGGGATATCCTCCAGCCGGGTTTCTGGACGATTCGGCAGTGCCGGAGCGGCCGCAATACCCTGCTCAGACAGCAGCGAATCGCACTCGCTAATTTCTAACTCTGCCTGGTCGATCATTGCGGCGATAATTTTCTTCAGGTCACTGTCTCCGGCGTGATACATGTAAGCTCTGTAGGCTGATAAGGCTCCCTTGGCAGCCATAGAGGTCTCCCACACCATAAAAATTTCTCCATAATGCATCGGTTCTTCCTTCGGGTTACCGCCTAGAATGCCTGTCATAAGTAAGCTCCTTTTCGGTTGGATTTGAACAAGGTATAGCATACCCCTGCAGACCTGTCTGTTATGCTGCTGCTTTTTCTCTGGAAGCTGCATAATTACAGCGCTTAGAACCACAATAAGCAGGTGCGATTATGAATGAAGGTGGTTCGTCCATGAAAGCGTCACAAGAGTCCAGAGGGAAAAAAGGTTCCAAAGCGGCACTCATTGCGCTCGCTTCTATCCCGCTCATTATGACACTGGGCAACTCTATGCTGCTGCCGATCCTGCCGCAGATCTCCAAGGAGCTGGGGGTGAGCCCTTTCCAGGTCAGTATGATCATTACGGTCTATGGACTGATTGCCATCCTAATGATTCCCGTTGCCGGATATCTGTCAGACCGCTTCGGCCGCAAAAGGGTCATTCTGCCCAGCCTTATCCTGGCCGCCATTGGCGGAGCCGGATGCGTAGCAGCCGCCTGGTTCTTCAGCGGAATCACAGCTTACTGGATTATCCTTGCGGGACGATTTGTGCAGGGCATTGGAGCAGCGGGCGCCTTCCCGATTGTCATTCCGTTCGTAGGCGATCTGTTCAAGGATGAGAAGGAGGTCAGCAAAGGGCTGGGGATCATAGAGACCTCGAACACGTTCGGCAAAGTACTGAGTCCTATCCTGGGAGCCTACCTGGGCACCCTGCTGTGGTATGCGCCCTTCATAGCGATCCCGCTATTGTGTCTGATCTCCTGCGCGCTGGTGATCTTTCTGGTTCATTCGCCGAAGAGGGAGGAGGAAGCCGGTAAGCAGAGTCTGCGGCAATTCCTGAGCGGCATCAAGGAAGTGCTCCATGAACGGGGCCGGTGGCTGTACGCCATCTTCGCCATCGGCGGCATCTGCATGTATGCAACCTTCGGGGTATTGTTCTACTTATCAGAGACTCTGGAGTCGAGATATAATCTGCATGGAGCCTCCAAGGGCTTTGTGCTGGCCATTCCGCTGGCGCTGCTATGTCTGGCTTCTTACGGCAGCGGCAAGATCATCGGCAAAAACAAACCGCTCATGAAATGGCTCGGCTTCGGCGGTATGGCCCTGCTGACCGCGTCTATGCTGGTCACCGGCTTCAGCCAGAACATTTACTTCATGGTTGGCCTCCTAAGTCTGGGCGGTATCGGAATCGGCGTGGTTCTGCCTTGCATGGATGCCTTGATTACGGAAGGTATCGAGAAGGAGAACCGGGGCACCATCACCTCCCTGTACAGTAGCATGAGGTTCATCGGGGTGGCGCTGGGTCCGCCGGTAGTCTCCCTGCTGATGAACCGGGGGCACTGGGTCCTGTTCGGCACCATGGCCGGTGTCGGTGCTGTCGGCGGGCTGCTGAGCTTCTTCGCGGTTACGCCGAGTAAGAAGGATGCGGACGGCGGGGGGCAAGCAGAACGGAGTGCGTTCAAGGCGAAGAAGAGTGGTGCGTTGCGCCAGCGGGCGCGGTAGGGTTGAAAGAAGGGGCGTCCTGGTGGGGCGCCCCTTGTTTGTGCTTTTGTGGATAAATATTTTTTGAACATCAGATTGAGGAGTCTGCCGTATAGAGGAATATTGCAATAAATGCAACATTCCTGCTCCACAGCAGCGATCAAAGCTGAAATCCTGCACGAATTGCAACAAATCCAGCGCTAACTTGCTCTAATTATCGGAAATCCTGCTAATGATGCAACATTGCTCTCCAGCCAGAAACTTGGTATAGAGGATTCCTGCAAAAATTGCAACAATTCTCCATATAAGCAGTCGGTGAGAGAAGGCACCAGTATCCTTCACTCTACACCTCGATAATAATCGGCAGAATCATCGGACGGCGCTTCGTCCGCTCATACAGGAATTTGCTGAGCGTATCCTTCAGCGTCTGCTTGATCAGATTCCACTGGCCCAGATCGGCGCGGCTCATCTTCTGCAGCGTGGTTTTGACGAGCTGGTTGATCTCATCCATCAGGGTGTCAGAATTGCGGACAAAGATGAACCCGCGGGAAATCGTATCCGGCTCATTCAGCAGCCGCCCGTCGGCCTGGCTTAAGGTAATGACCGTGATCAGCACCCCGTCGGCTGAGAGCTGGCGGCGGTCCCGCAGCACTACATTGCCGATATCGCCAATTCCCAGTCCGTCGACGAAAATCTGCCCCGCTGTAATCCGCCCCGACTGGCGGACCACACCGCCTGCGGATTCCACCAAATCTCCGTTTTTCAGCAGGAAGATATGGTCTCCCCGGACTCCCACCCCTTCAGCCAGCAGCCGATGGTGATGCAGCATCCGGTATTCGCCGTGAATCGGAATGAAGTACTCCGGCTTCATCAGGGTCAGCATCAGCTTCAATTCCTCCTGGCTGCCGTGGCCGGAGACATGCAGCTCGCTGCGTGAGCCGTAGATCACCTTGGCCCCGAGGATATAGAGATTATCCACAATCCGGGATACATTGCGTTCATTGCCCGGGATCGGATTCGCCGCCAGCAGTACGGTATCTCCCGCCTGAATCTCCATCTGCCGGTTGCTGGCATTCGCCAGGCGCGATAAAGCGGCCATCGGCTCACCCTGGCTGCCTGTGCATAGCACAGCAACCTCTTCCGGCGGCAGCTTGGCGGCCTCCGCAGGCTCGACCAGCATTCCTTCGGGGACGTCCAGATACCCCAGCTCCCTGGAGACGTTGACCACATTGACCATGCTCCGCCCCAGCAGGGCCAGCTTGCGTCCGGTAAGTCCGGCAGCGTCCACAATCTGCTGGAGCCGGTGGACATTGGAGGCGAAGGTTGAGACGAAGATCCGGCGCTCCGCCTGCTTGAAGGCCTGCTCCATATGCGCGCCGACCAGTTGCTCGGAGGGGGTGAAGCCGGGCCGTTCCGCATTCGTGCTCTCAGAGAGCAGGAAGCGGACGCTGCGGGTGCCGATCTCCGCCATTTTGTGAATATCCGGGTATTGCTTGTTCACCGGGGTCATATCGAATTTGAAATCACCCGTATGGACAACCGTCCCTTCAGGGGTATCGAACACCACGCCCAGACAGTCCGGGATACTGTGATTGGTCCGGAAGAAGGTGGTCGTCACCGCCCCGAAGGTGAGCTCGGAATCTGCATCAATGCAGTGAAGCCTGGCATCCCGGAGCAGCCCGTGCTCCTTCAGCTTAGTCTCGATCAGGCCAAGCGTCAGGCGCGAGGCATAGAGCGGGAGATTCATCTGCTTGAGCAGATAAGGAATACCGCCGATATGGTCTTCATGCCCGTGGGTGACAATCAGGGCCCTCACCTTATCCTTATTATCCAGCAGGTAGGTAATATCGGGAATGATCAGGTCAATACCCAGCAGGCTCTCATCAGGAAATTTAGACCCGCAGTCGATAGCGATAATATCATCACCGTATTGCAGGATATACATATTCTTGCCAATCTCATGGACGCCGCCCAGGGCGGCAATCTGTAGACGTTCTTTTGCCATTGTTACAACTCCTCCTTGTCTCGGTGTTCTTAGGATTTACC
The window above is part of the Paenibacillus sp. FSL H8-0048 genome. Proteins encoded here:
- a CDS encoding glycosyltransferase family 2 protein, with translation MEAEQQGLFSLCMIVKDEEAVLGRCLDSVRDLMDEIIIVDTGSADRTLTVAGWYTEKVFTYSWDENFAAARNYSFAQATMPYVFWMDADELLAAREAEKLARLKQQLAHEQNGVEVIWMGTRLFSQPTQAASALVPVHSERHPRIVRNGRFHWRGRVHEKLEVGTSAAMNTDICIDHRPSAVHTERNLQIMKRWIAEEGEATGTLLFHYANECFDARDYPTASASYEKLLQDPSNSKDERITACLRLSECYRELGMAELRLNSLFRSFGFGLPQADACCSVAGFFEERQEWEAAIYWYLQAIARQAAGPGERPVSQAYYTWMPHALVSRCLAAAGEWQQAYQYNEQALAYLPGDQVLLSKRKKLKQVLEMRRNSPE
- the dmpG gene encoding 4-hydroxy-2-oxovalerate aldolase; amino-acid sequence: MHPLIISDPTLRDGSHAVKHQLTREHLDLYSRLAEKAGLAVLEVGHGNGLGASSLQLGESLLSDAEMLSICRSNLHHTLLSIHVIPGFATINRDLRAALELGVDIVRVASHCTEADLTKRHIEYVRNQGRTAYGVLMMSHMASAEVLGIEALKMHSYGAQAVILMDSAGAYLPNDVTGKIQYLRSILDIPVGFHAHNNLGLAIGNSLAAAGAGATILDGTARGFGAGAGNAQLEVLVAALHHSGWNTGIELYALLEMAEQAEKAFAKPPKLGSMSIISGMAGVFSGFVKPVERISKEYHVDPKAVIVELGRRKVVAGQEDLILEAALTLSQQV
- a CDS encoding acetaldehyde dehydrogenase (acetylating), with the protein product MHTNPLNVAILGSGNIGTDLLIKVLRSEYLTCTLFTGRNPESRGLQLARKLGIQVSDRSIDAILDNPGCCDIVIDATSAAAHTRHYPLLKALGKFVIDMTPSQLGTTCIPAVNLRESLNSDNVNMITCGGQASVPLAYAIARSQQEVSYIEVVSSIASLSAGPATRINLDEYIEATEDALRSYTGCGKAKAILNLNPAIPSIDMQTTLFAVVPEPDMESLTRAVEEMVTRIQHYVPGYQLIVPPVIENGRIAMMVKVEGLGDFLPAYAGNLDIINCAAIALAEEYARRSLIAHKGE
- a CDS encoding thiamine pyrophosphate-binding protein — encoded protein: MRMRVADYITHSLYDEGGKTVFLVTGGMIMHLTDALYQHGRQEYVCCHHEQAAAMAAEAYGRMTGKLGVAYVTAGPGALNTITGVTGAYVDSSPMVVVGGNSKTALAQVKGPRQFALQGFDSLDIFRQITKYAVRLENLSQVRYEVEKCIYLAKNGRVGPVYLEVPVDLQGATFDPDDYAGFTEPLLIVPEITDAVLEQVLDALKRSKRPCLLAGAGVRQGDAVEAMHEFAEAAGIPVLTSRLGMDLMDHEHPLFVGRPGTYGDRPANFTVQNCDLLLTVGCRLGIGLVGYDFADFAKNAFKIHVDIDAKELNKPSVVPDLPVQGEARDFFSRLTALWSGDPSYAGWVRQTQFWKRRYPVNLPEYDDDSRGINSYRFMTRFSELAPEDGLFVVDTGSCFHVHAQAFKVKAGQRHIITGGLSTMGYTPGAIGASVAAGRREVYCITGDGSFQMNLQELQTIRHHQLPVKFILLNNGGYLLIRHTQSNFMGGRYLGEGPDSGVSFVPFERMAETFDFGYMRIEQLNGLDEQLAELFRLPGPMICEIMTPTDQLLIPRVSSRQLEDGTMVSTAYDDMFPFLPREEYQSNCLE
- a CDS encoding glycosyltransferase, translating into MDATPSLLKETGYISRPSCVSIGPDVTVQGGYYWNIVEQDSVNLPQLMIGYGSQIEAGSHVQCSHKVHIGRNVKIGPYVSLSDHAAHSKHPGYPTWAKPEKDPRPAGELMIRDGSIIGAHSVITGPIMIGIFCIVEPHSVVVDNVPSFCRVSGNPAIVTEVFVPELLDWVKVSSEEERESALASRHGHPLLSIVMPTFNRARHLNNNLHSIYTQICDGDLVEVVISDNASPDQTQQVSAAYTRLFSSARYSRNAENIGADRNIALVSTLAKGSFIKLQGDDDYWIDGALPDFLGIIMNHLDCALIHTNQFKSDGQVYCLEGGDNFLTLTGNNAVSMTMNTMKRSVWEQIGDKLKFGYTNLNHFYWFYEILIRNPKFCIINRNLHRGAGIAPMGYNVGEVGIKNYLEAIQHYEGSLLSSEAIHMAKKRHLYKVLLRVYEIIVKYNLPSDVSNFEDYYTDSYANEDYYEDGLMKLRQISTLRP